A part of Rhopalosiphum maidis isolate BTI-1 chromosome 3, ASM367621v3, whole genome shotgun sequence genomic DNA contains:
- the LOC113557173 gene encoding paired box pox-meso protein — protein sequence MDLQHRQPRHRPSPSSDRPAELHNRLSQMLLEPQQQHGGGEERGDERHRRHGRHHHDEHMSDGGGNEQQQQMLLLHQHHLNQQHLQHQQHLPHQQGHQPQLLQQLPQHQQQQQQQQQQHQDNELQQHQQMQQQRQHEQLDGHHHQHHQLHHEQQLHDLHHQNLQHQQNLQQHHQSLQQQQQQQQQQQQYGEVNQLGGVFVNGRPLPNAVRVRIVELARVGIRPCDISRQLRVSHGCVSKILARYHETGSVLPGAIGGSKPRVTTPRVVAYIGRLKRKDPGVFAWEIRDRLLADGVCDKFNVPSVSSISRILRNKIGSSGPTQQNAASQQPTTVMTGAGGLSPTTAAAAHHMYGPYHHHHHHHHPPATPPPSSVAAGYQLHHQHGQYHHQHHQLYHNHHYQQHQHLCSPPPPPSSGLSPAVPPATGGSACCSPTVPAAASRSLTSPSLVTQLQPPPPPPPPQHCWPSPHAVTDILAAAAAAQQQHQHHQHLHPSHPHHLHASQHHPNGHYGVGGGSGGGGGSESAAATTAAAAAAAAAAAAAAAANYDTTAGGSAAAAAAAAAYNTYCSSYYHHAMVYAATAAGSIAAAGRHPSHHLSATPPCTAAAVWPHSIGPPLPPPAQSPTPSPPTSAAASTTA from the coding sequence AATTACATAATCGGCTTTCTCAGATGTTATTGGAACCACAGCAGCAGCACGGCGGTGGTGAAGAGAGAGGCGACGAACGGCATCGTCGCCATGGACGGCACCATCACGACGAGCACATGAGTGACGGCGGTGGCAACGAACAACAGCAGCAAATGCTGTTACTACACCAACACCACCTGAACCAACAACACTTGCAGCACCAACAGCATCTCCCGCACCAGCAAGGCCATCAGCCGCAGTTACTTCAACAGTTGCCGCAACatcagcaacagcagcagcagcagcagcagcagcaccaAGACAATGAACTGCAACAGCACCAACAGATGCAGCAGCAACGCCAACACGAACAGTTGGACGGTCACCATCACCAACACCATCAACTGCATCACGAGCAACAGCTGCACGATCTCCACCACCAAAACCTACAGCACCAGCAAAACCTACAACAGCACCATCAGAGCCtccaacagcagcagcagcagcagcagcaacagcagcagtaCGGCGAGGTGAACCAGTTGGGCGGGGTGTTCGTCAACGGCCGGCCGTTGCCCAACGCGGTCCGCGTGCGCATCGTCGAACTGGCCCGCGTCGGCATCCGGCCGTGCGACATCAGCCGGCAGCTGCGCGTCTCGCACGGGTGCGTGTCCAAAATCCTCGCCCGGTACCACGAGACCGGAAGCGTGCTACCCGGGGCCATCGGCGGCAGCAAGCCACGGGTGACCACGCCCCGGGTGGTGGCGTACATCGGCCGGTTGAAGCGCAAAGATCCGGGCGTGTTCGCGTGGGAGATCCGCGACCGGCTGCTCGCCGACGGCGTATGCGACAAGTTCAACGTGCCCAGCGTGTCCAGCATCAGCCGGATATTGCGCAACAAGATCGGATCGTCGGGACCGACGCAGCAGAACGCGGCGTCGCAGCAGCCGACGACCGTCATGACCGGTGCGGGCGGCCTGTCGCCGACCACCGCCGCGGCGGCGCACCACATGTACGGGCcgtaccaccaccaccaccaccatcacCACCCGCCTgcgacgccgccgccgtcgtccgTGGCCGCGGGCTATCAGCTCCACCACCAACACGGCCAATACCACCACCAACACCACCAGCTCTACCACAACCATCACTACCAACAGCACCAACACCTGTGTtcgccaccaccgccgcccTCGTCGGGTCTGTCGCCCGCCGTGCCGCCGGCTACGGGCGGCTCGGCGTGCTGTTCTCCGACCGTGCCGGCCGCGGCGTCCAGGTCTCTGACGTCGCCGTCGTTGGTGACACAGCTacagccgccgccgccgccgccgcccccGCAACACTGTTGGCCGAGTCCGCACGCCGTCACAGACATACTCGCGGCCGCGGCCGCCGCTCAGCAACAGCATCAACACCACCAACACTTACACCCGTCGCACCCGCACCACCTGCACGCGTCGCAACACCACCCGAACGGCCATTACGGCGTCGGTGGCGGAAGCGGCGGTGGCGGGGGCAGCGAATCTGCGGCCGCCACGACGGCTGCCGCCGCAGCAGCCGCCGCCGCAGCAGCCGCGGCCGCCGCGGCCAATTACGACACGACGGCCGGCGGTAGCGCCGCTGCAGCCGCGGCCGCCGCGGCGTATAACACGTACTGCAGCAGTTACTACCATCACGCGATGGTGTACGCGGCCACGGCGGCGGGCAGTATTGCGGCGGCCGGCCGCCATCCGTCGCACCACCTGAGCGCGACGCCGCCGTGCACTGCAGCGGCCGTGTGGCCACACTCGATAGGACCGCCGCTGCCACCGCCCGCACAGTCGCCGACGCCGTCACCGCCGACTTCGGCGGCGGCGTCGACCACCGCGTGA